The Peribacillus simplex genome contains a region encoding:
- a CDS encoding DUF441 domain-containing protein translates to MINGPVVFLILLAAIGWFGKNTSLIMAAGFLLSMKLIGLDTKVFPYLEAKGINLGVTIITISVLIPIANGAIGFKELGDAIKSPYAWIALASGIAVALIAKNGITLLSHDPHITTALVFGTILAVALFKGVAVGPLIGAGIAYLCMQIFNFFK, encoded by the coding sequence ATGATCAACGGTCCTGTCGTATTTTTAATTCTGCTTGCTGCAATCGGTTGGTTTGGGAAAAACACCTCACTGATCATGGCTGCGGGTTTTCTTTTAAGCATGAAACTGATTGGCCTTGACACTAAAGTGTTTCCGTACCTGGAAGCGAAAGGAATCAATCTGGGCGTTACAATCATTACGATTTCGGTACTCATACCCATAGCAAACGGGGCGATAGGTTTCAAGGAACTGGGAGACGCAATTAAATCACCTTATGCCTGGATTGCGCTTGCATCTGGAATAGCTGTTGCGCTCATAGCGAAAAATGGGATTACACTCCTATCACATGATCCGCACATTACCACGGCTCTTGTTTTTGGGACGATTCTGGCAGTCGCATTATTCAAAGGGGTTGCTGTCGGTCCGTTAATCGGGGCCGGAATTGCTTATTTATGCATGCAGATCTTCAATTTTTTTAAATGA
- the ytvI gene encoding sporulation integral membrane protein YtvI, with the protein MNPVYMYRFIRSLLVIGGIISGGIALFYLSKYTYPFIIAMIIAFLMNPLVTFFERKGRLPRGLAVFVSLLLIFLLFAGLITLLVTEIISGTNYLAGVIPKHIETIVDYIETYIASTVIPLYNQIAAMFNNLDTEQQDTVLKNIQNIGESITTGVSGFIQAFLKNIPTIIGWFPTTATALLFTLLGTFFISKDWDTFSRMTGKVLPDKIFAGAKRLFRDLKRALFGFIRAQFTLVSLTTVTILIGFLILGVNYSITIALICGLVDIIPYLGTGTIFIPWIIFEFIAGNTSLGIGLSVLYIIVVVQRQLIEPKVLSSSIGLDPLATLIALFIGFKLIGFLGLIAGPVVLVIFNTLQRANVFKAIWTFIIGDTKKTT; encoded by the coding sequence TTGAATCCGGTATATATGTATCGTTTCATTCGCTCTTTACTGGTCATCGGAGGGATAATTTCAGGCGGAATTGCCTTGTTTTATTTATCTAAATATACATATCCATTCATCATTGCCATGATAATCGCTTTCTTGATGAATCCCCTGGTCACTTTTTTTGAAAGGAAAGGAAGGCTGCCACGGGGGTTGGCCGTATTCGTTTCCCTTTTACTCATTTTCCTTTTATTTGCAGGTCTTATCACCTTACTGGTCACCGAGATCATTTCAGGGACCAATTACCTTGCCGGAGTCATCCCGAAACATATTGAAACCATCGTGGATTATATAGAAACATACATCGCGTCCACCGTCATCCCTTTATATAATCAAATAGCGGCCATGTTCAATAATTTGGATACCGAACAGCAGGACACAGTCCTCAAGAATATCCAAAATATCGGTGAATCCATCACGACCGGAGTAAGCGGCTTCATTCAAGCTTTCTTGAAGAATATCCCCACGATCATCGGATGGTTCCCAACTACAGCAACAGCACTCCTTTTTACCCTGCTGGGCACTTTCTTCATCAGCAAAGATTGGGATACCTTTAGCCGCATGACCGGAAAAGTTTTGCCTGATAAGATTTTTGCGGGTGCCAAGCGTTTATTCAGGGACTTAAAACGGGCATTGTTCGGATTTATCCGTGCTCAATTCACTCTAGTTTCATTGACGACCGTCACGATTTTAATCGGATTTCTCATTTTGGGGGTGAATTATTCAATTACCATTGCCCTGATATGCGGACTGGTCGATATCATCCCCTATTTAGGGACAGGTACGATTTTCATTCCTTGGATCATCTTTGAATTCATCGCCGGGAATACAAGTCTTGGAATCGGTTTGTCCGTTCTTTACATAATCGTCGTCGTCCAGCGCCAGTTAATAGAGCCAAAAGTACTTTCTTCCAGTATTGGTTTGGATCCGCTTGCCACTCTCATCGCCTTGTTCATCGGCTTCAAATTGATCGGTTTCCTAGGTCTGATTGCAGGACCAGTCGTACTTGTCATATTCAATACACTTCAGCGTGCCAATGTCTTCAAGGCCATATGGACATTCATCATCGGGGATACGAAGAAAACGACTTAA
- the aceA gene encoding isocitrate lyase, with amino-acid sequence MMMMMNERAQKLQQSWENDSRWTGIERPYTAEEVIKLRGSIDIEQTLARRGSEKLWNLLNTEDFINALGALTGNQAMQQVKAGLKAIYLSGWQVAADANIAGQMYPDQSLYPANSVPQVVKRINQTLQRADQISFAEGKDDIDWFAPIVADAEAGFGGSLNVFELMKGMIEAGAAGVHFEDQLSSEKKCGHLGGKVLLPTQTAVRNLVSARLAADVMGTPTILIARTDADAADLITDNIDPVDAPFITGERTPEGFYRTNAGLDQAIARGLAYAPYADLIWCETSEPNLADARRFAEAIHAEFPGKLLAYNCSPSFNWKAKLSDEEIANYQVELGKLGYKFQFVTLAGFHSLNHSMFNLALGYKERGMAAYSELQQAEFASEPDGYTATRHQREVGTGYFDEVAQVVSGGTSSTTALAGSTETEQFETSK; translated from the coding sequence ATAATGATGATGATGAATGAGAGAGCGCAAAAATTACAACAAAGCTGGGAAAATGACTCACGGTGGACTGGTATTGAACGTCCTTATACGGCCGAAGAAGTTATTAAATTGAGAGGTTCCATCGATATCGAACAAACATTGGCACGCCGTGGTTCTGAAAAACTATGGAATCTATTGAATACGGAGGATTTCATCAATGCATTAGGGGCATTGACTGGTAACCAAGCCATGCAGCAGGTGAAAGCTGGTTTAAAAGCAATCTACTTAAGCGGCTGGCAAGTGGCGGCAGATGCTAACATCGCCGGGCAAATGTACCCTGACCAAAGTTTATATCCGGCCAACTCCGTGCCGCAAGTAGTAAAACGCATTAATCAGACACTTCAGCGTGCAGACCAAATCAGCTTTGCTGAAGGAAAAGATGATATCGATTGGTTCGCCCCAATCGTGGCGGATGCTGAAGCAGGCTTTGGCGGTTCCCTTAACGTCTTCGAATTGATGAAAGGCATGATCGAAGCTGGAGCGGCAGGCGTTCATTTTGAAGACCAGCTTTCTTCCGAGAAAAAATGTGGTCACCTTGGCGGTAAAGTCCTTCTTCCAACCCAAACGGCAGTCCGTAATTTAGTTTCCGCCCGGTTGGCAGCCGACGTAATGGGTACACCGACTATCTTGATTGCCCGTACGGATGCAGATGCTGCAGATTTAATCACCGATAATATCGATCCGGTCGATGCACCATTCATCACTGGTGAAAGGACTCCAGAAGGATTCTACCGCACGAATGCAGGTCTTGACCAAGCTATTGCAAGAGGCCTTGCTTATGCGCCGTATGCCGACCTTATCTGGTGTGAGACTTCTGAACCTAATCTAGCGGATGCTCGCCGCTTTGCCGAAGCGATCCATGCAGAGTTCCCGGGCAAACTGCTAGCCTACAATTGTTCCCCATCATTTAACTGGAAGGCGAAATTAAGTGATGAAGAGATTGCAAATTATCAGGTGGAATTGGGTAAATTGGGTTATAAATTCCAATTCGTTACACTTGCAGGATTCCACTCATTGAATCATAGCATGTTCAACCTTGCTCTTGGTTATAAAGAACGCGGCATGGCTGCATACTCAGAACTTCAACAAGCGGAGTTCGCTAGTGAGCCTGACGGCTATACAGCAACACGTCATCAGCGTGAAGTGGGAACCGGTTACTTTGATGAAGTGGCACAAGTCGTTTCTGGCGGAACATCATCCACAACAGCGCTTGCAGGTTCTACTGAAACAGAACAATTCGAGACGTCAAAATAA
- the aceB gene encoding malate synthase A, with protein MITEAKGLQITGDIKPGFEQILTTEALQFIERIERHFSGRRADLLERRKSVQEELNQGKLPDFLEETKHIRESDWTIAPLPNDLQDRRVEITGPVDRKMIINAMNSGANVFMADFEDANSPTWENCIDGQLNLRDAIRGTISFKNPNGKVYELNEKTAVLKVRPRGWHLEEKHVLLDGQPISASIFDFGLYFYHNAKALVEKQSGPYFYLPKMESHLEARLWNDIFVYAQNDLRISQGTIKATVLIETILAAFEMDEILYELKEHSAGLNCGRWDYIFSFLKKFRHSDDVIFPDRQQVTMTVPNMRAYSLLAIKTCHTRNAPAIGGMAAQIPVKNDPVKNDEAFAKVKADKEREARDGHDGTWVAHPGMVSTAKEVFDLLVPKPNQIFRKREDVHVTAQELLAVPEGTITEAGLRTNINVGIQYIASWLSGRGAAPINNLMEDAATAEISRAQVWQWIRHPKGILEDGRKITEELFHQIKEEELAVIKSEVGEETFKSGKFEESTKLFEQLIEADDFADFLTNAAYEKLS; from the coding sequence ATGATTACGGAAGCAAAAGGCTTACAAATTACAGGCGACATTAAGCCAGGATTTGAACAAATACTTACAACGGAAGCTCTTCAATTCATCGAAAGAATTGAACGGCATTTCAGTGGAAGAAGGGCAGATCTTCTAGAACGGCGGAAAAGCGTTCAGGAAGAACTGAATCAAGGTAAGCTTCCTGATTTCCTTGAAGAAACGAAGCATATTCGCGAAAGTGATTGGACGATTGCGCCCCTCCCGAATGATTTGCAGGACCGCAGGGTTGAAATCACTGGACCTGTTGATCGCAAAATGATCATTAATGCCATGAACTCTGGTGCCAATGTTTTCATGGCGGACTTTGAAGATGCCAATTCACCCACTTGGGAGAATTGCATTGATGGCCAATTGAATCTGCGGGATGCAATCCGCGGAACCATTTCATTTAAAAATCCAAATGGCAAAGTGTATGAATTAAATGAAAAGACAGCTGTCCTAAAGGTAAGGCCACGCGGCTGGCATTTGGAGGAGAAACATGTCCTTTTGGATGGACAGCCTATATCGGCCAGCATTTTTGATTTTGGACTGTACTTTTACCACAACGCAAAAGCATTGGTCGAAAAGCAAAGCGGTCCATACTTTTACTTACCAAAAATGGAAAGCCATCTAGAAGCAAGATTATGGAATGACATATTCGTATATGCACAGAACGATTTGAGGATTTCGCAAGGAACCATCAAGGCAACGGTCTTGATAGAAACGATTCTTGCTGCATTCGAAATGGACGAAATTCTGTACGAGCTGAAAGAACATTCAGCAGGCCTGAACTGTGGCCGCTGGGATTATATCTTTAGTTTCCTGAAAAAATTCCGTCACTCGGATGATGTCATTTTCCCAGACCGTCAGCAGGTCACGATGACCGTCCCGAACATGAGGGCGTATTCCTTACTGGCAATCAAAACATGTCACACTCGTAATGCTCCTGCAATCGGCGGGATGGCGGCGCAAATTCCTGTTAAAAACGACCCGGTTAAGAACGATGAGGCTTTTGCGAAAGTAAAGGCAGATAAAGAACGCGAAGCAAGAGACGGTCATGATGGAACATGGGTTGCCCATCCAGGTATGGTAAGCACGGCAAAAGAGGTTTTTGACCTGCTCGTCCCAAAACCGAATCAAATTTTCCGAAAACGGGAAGATGTCCATGTAACAGCTCAAGAGTTGCTGGCTGTACCGGAGGGAACGATTACAGAGGCAGGTTTAAGGACGAATATTAACGTAGGCATCCAATATATCGCCTCCTGGTTAAGCGGCAGAGGTGCGGCACCCATCAATAACTTAATGGAAGATGCTGCAACCGCTGAAATTTCAAGGGCTCAAGTCTGGCAATGGATCCGTCATCCAAAAGGCATTCTCGAAGATGGCAGGAAAATAACCGAGGAATTATTCCATCAAATCAAAGAAGAAGAATTGGCGGTCATTAAATCGGAAGTAGGGGAAGAAACTTTCAAATCAGGAAAGTTTGAAGAGTCTACTAAACTATTTGAACAATTGATTGAAGCGGATGACTTTGCTGATTTCTTGACGAACGCGGCATACGAAAAATTATCTTAA
- a CDS encoding FxsA family protein, with amino-acid sequence MKYFLMFIIAMPVVEIIVLLLSGNLIGFWPTLFLIVATGLIGAYLAKRQGMETWKKAQEQIRYGVMPGNEIIDGICIFIGAALLLSPGLISDIMGLILVFPPTRNLLKPIVIRFIMNRMNKGKVTIIQHK; translated from the coding sequence ATGAAATATTTTTTAATGTTTATCATTGCGATGCCGGTCGTTGAAATTATTGTCCTTTTGCTGTCGGGCAACCTGATTGGTTTTTGGCCAACCCTGTTCCTGATTGTAGCCACAGGTTTGATCGGAGCCTATTTGGCTAAACGGCAAGGGATGGAAACGTGGAAAAAGGCACAGGAACAGATTCGATACGGAGTGATGCCAGGAAATGAAATCATTGATGGAATCTGTATCTTTATCGGAGCTGCACTGTTGCTGTCCCCTGGGCTCATCTCGGATATCATGGGATTGATCCTTGTGTTTCCGCCAACCCGGAATCTCCTCAAACCGATTGTTATCCGGTTTATCATGAACAGGATGAATAAAGGGAAAGTTACCATCATTCAGCATAAATAA
- the pyk gene encoding pyruvate kinase, translating to MRKTKIVCTIGPASESIEKLVQLIEAGMNVARLNFSHGNHEEHAARIRNIREASEKAGKQVAILLDTKGPEIRTNNMDNDSIELVAGNEIIISMNEVLGTPEKFSITYEGLLHDVHPGSKILLDDGLIGLEVLKIDQVRREIHTKILNSGTLKNKKGVNVPGVSVNLPGITEKDEQDILFGIEQGIDFIAASFVRRASDVLEVSELLQQNGAEHIQIIPKIENQEGVDRLDEILEVSDGLMVARGDLGVEIPAEEVPLVQKQMIKKCNNAGKPVITATQMLDSMQRNPRPTRAEASDVANAIFDGTDAIMLSGETAAGTYPVEAVQTMHNIASRAETALDYRDILSVRSKVNRHNVTDAIGQSVAHTALNLNAGAIITPTESGHTARMISKYRPKAPIIAVTSNDHVSRRLALAWGVYPQIGPKATTTDEMLQTAIDESLHSGLVSHGDLVVITAGVPVGETGTTNLMKIHVLGEVLLKAQGIGRKSAKGEVVIARNAKEALEKVTEGSVLVTIGSDREMMPAIEKCAALITEEGGLTSHAAVVGVTLGIPVIVGAEDATKVFKDGQRITVDAGRGVIYDGHANVL from the coding sequence ATGCGTAAAACCAAGATTGTTTGTACGATTGGCCCCGCAAGTGAAAGTATAGAAAAGCTGGTTCAATTGATAGAGGCGGGGATGAATGTAGCACGGCTTAACTTTTCTCATGGAAATCATGAAGAACATGCCGCCAGAATACGCAATATCAGAGAAGCGAGCGAAAAAGCGGGTAAACAGGTTGCCATCCTGTTGGATACAAAAGGACCTGAAATACGGACAAATAATATGGATAATGATTCCATAGAGCTTGTTGCCGGCAATGAAATCATTATTTCCATGAATGAAGTCCTGGGAACACCTGAAAAATTCTCCATTACCTATGAAGGGCTTCTGCATGATGTACACCCAGGATCTAAAATCCTTTTGGATGATGGACTGATCGGGCTTGAAGTGTTGAAGATAGATCAAGTAAGAAGAGAAATCCATACCAAGATCTTGAATAGCGGTACACTTAAGAACAAAAAAGGCGTGAATGTTCCTGGAGTTTCGGTTAACCTTCCAGGCATAACGGAGAAAGATGAACAGGATATCCTTTTTGGAATCGAACAGGGTATCGACTTCATTGCTGCCTCATTTGTACGCAGGGCTTCCGATGTACTTGAAGTAAGTGAATTATTGCAGCAAAATGGAGCGGAACATATTCAAATCATCCCTAAAATCGAGAATCAAGAGGGCGTGGACCGTCTTGATGAAATCTTGGAAGTATCAGATGGCTTGATGGTAGCGCGTGGAGACTTGGGAGTGGAAATTCCCGCAGAAGAAGTGCCGCTAGTCCAAAAACAAATGATCAAAAAATGTAATAATGCTGGGAAACCAGTCATAACGGCTACACAAATGCTCGATTCAATGCAGCGTAATCCAAGGCCGACCCGTGCAGAAGCAAGTGACGTGGCCAATGCCATATTTGATGGAACGGATGCAATCATGCTTTCTGGTGAAACAGCTGCCGGGACCTATCCTGTCGAAGCGGTGCAAACGATGCATAACATTGCTTCACGTGCTGAAACTGCCCTTGATTATCGGGATATATTATCAGTCAGAAGCAAAGTGAACCGCCATAATGTCACTGATGCTATTGGTCAATCCGTTGCCCACACCGCGCTCAATCTTAATGCAGGGGCAATCATTACCCCTACAGAAAGCGGCCATACGGCACGGATGATTTCCAAATACCGCCCTAAAGCACCGATCATTGCGGTTACATCCAATGATCATGTTTCAAGACGGCTTGCATTGGCTTGGGGAGTCTATCCGCAGATTGGTCCAAAAGCGACGACTACAGATGAAATGCTTCAAACCGCAATAGACGAAAGCTTGCATTCCGGCTTGGTTTCCCATGGGGATTTAGTCGTCATTACAGCCGGTGTGCCTGTTGGTGAAACAGGTACGACTAACTTGATGAAAATTCATGTGTTAGGAGAGGTTCTTTTGAAGGCTCAAGGAATCGGCAGGAAATCAGCTAAAGGTGAAGTGGTTATAGCTAGGAATGCCAAGGAAGCTTTGGAAAAAGTGACGGAAGGCTCTGTATTGGTTACGATCGGTTCGGACCGTGAAATGATGCCGGCGATTGAAAAGTGTGCGGCATTGATTACGGAAGAAGGCGGTTTGACAAGCCATGCAGCTGTTGTAGGAGTTACATTGGGCATACCGGTCATCGTTGGGGCGGAAGACGCGACAAAGGTTTTCAAGGATGGCCAAAGAATAACAGTCGATGCAGGTCGCGGAGTCATTTACGATGGACATGCCAACGTTTTGTAA
- the pfkA gene encoding 6-phosphofructokinase — protein sequence MKRIGVLTSGGDSPGMNAAVRAVVRKAIFHEIEVFGIYHGYQGLINGNIKKLELGSVGDIIHRGGTMLHTARCPEFKTEEGQLKAIEQLNKLGIEGIVIIGGDGSYRGAKALTERGFPCIGVPGTIDNDIPGTDFTIGFDTALNTVIDAIDKIRDTATSHERTYVVEVMGRDAGDIALWAGLAGGAETILCPEYEYDIEDLIGKLNRGHDRGKKHSIIIVAEGVGSAVDISRKIEEKAGFETRVTVLGHVQRGGSPSANDRVLASRLGAKAVELLLEGKGGRAVGIEQNQLVDYDIIEALAKPHTIDKKMYELSAELSI from the coding sequence ATGAAAAGAATAGGTGTATTGACAAGTGGAGGAGATTCTCCTGGCATGAATGCGGCAGTCCGAGCGGTTGTCCGGAAAGCAATTTTTCATGAAATTGAGGTCTTCGGAATTTATCATGGCTATCAGGGACTGATAAATGGAAATATAAAGAAGCTTGAACTTGGGTCAGTCGGGGATATCATCCATCGAGGCGGCACGATGTTACATACGGCTCGTTGTCCGGAATTTAAGACGGAGGAAGGCCAGCTGAAAGCGATCGAACAATTGAATAAACTTGGTATCGAGGGCATTGTCATCATTGGTGGCGATGGATCATACCGCGGAGCGAAAGCTTTAACGGAAAGGGGCTTCCCTTGCATCGGGGTTCCTGGAACGATCGATAATGACATACCGGGTACGGACTTCACGATTGGTTTCGATACGGCCCTTAATACAGTCATCGATGCTATCGATAAAATTCGGGATACGGCCACTTCTCATGAAAGGACTTATGTGGTTGAAGTGATGGGAAGAGATGCCGGCGATATTGCACTTTGGGCTGGATTGGCTGGCGGAGCTGAAACGATTCTTTGTCCTGAATATGAATATGATATAGAAGATCTGATTGGGAAGCTGAACCGCGGACATGACCGTGGGAAAAAGCACAGTATCATCATTGTAGCTGAAGGTGTCGGAAGTGCCGTTGATATCTCCAGGAAAATTGAGGAAAAGGCAGGGTTTGAAACCCGTGTAACGGTCCTGGGCCATGTTCAGCGCGGAGGATCTCCTTCGGCAAATGACCGTGTATTGGCAAGCCGTCTTGGAGCAAAAGCCGTTGAATTGCTTCTTGAAGGAAAAGGAGGCAGGGCTGTCGGGATAGAACAAAATCAACTCGTTGATTATGATATCATCGAAGCTCTTGCTAAACCGCATACAATTGATAAGAAGATGTATGAATTATCTGCTGAGCTATCCATTTAA
- the accA gene encoding acetyl-CoA carboxylase carboxyl transferase subunit alpha — protein MIYELEFERPITDLRNKIKELKSISKEADVDLTAEIETLEKRLEKLEVDIYNHLKPWDRVQIARHPARPTTLDYIPLLFNDFIEFHGDRYYGDDEAIVAGIAEFDGLAVTVIGHQRGKDTKENIRRNFGMPHPEGYRKALRLMKQAEKFNRPIICFIDTKGAFPGKAAEERGQSEAIAKNLFEMAGLKVPVISIVIGEGGSGGALALGVGDRIFMLENSTYSVISPEGAAALLWKDASQAKRAAESMKITAPDLNRLGVIDEIIPEVRGGAHRDSNLQAEAIKDILKRSFNELLPLNSDDLINQRYMKFKKIGEYEFAKQPEGEPKEVEQHS, from the coding sequence ATGATTTACGAATTAGAGTTCGAGCGTCCCATTACGGACCTTAGAAATAAAATTAAAGAGCTAAAGTCCATTTCGAAGGAAGCTGATGTAGACCTTACAGCTGAAATCGAAACATTGGAAAAGCGTTTAGAGAAGCTGGAAGTGGATATTTATAACCATCTTAAACCGTGGGATCGTGTTCAGATTGCCCGGCATCCAGCCCGTCCGACGACGCTGGATTACATTCCGCTATTATTCAATGACTTCATCGAGTTTCATGGTGATCGTTATTATGGGGATGATGAAGCGATTGTCGCTGGAATCGCAGAATTTGATGGACTTGCCGTGACTGTCATCGGTCATCAGAGAGGTAAGGATACGAAGGAAAACATCCGTCGTAACTTTGGCATGCCCCATCCTGAAGGCTATCGAAAAGCTTTACGTCTGATGAAACAGGCGGAAAAATTCAACCGTCCGATTATTTGTTTCATTGATACGAAGGGAGCTTTCCCAGGTAAAGCTGCTGAAGAGCGCGGGCAAAGTGAAGCCATTGCGAAGAACCTTTTCGAAATGGCAGGGCTGAAGGTGCCTGTCATCAGTATTGTCATCGGTGAAGGCGGAAGCGGCGGTGCATTGGCACTTGGCGTCGGGGACCGGATTTTCATGCTTGAGAACTCAACATATTCGGTAATTTCCCCTGAAGGTGCTGCAGCCTTGCTGTGGAAGGATGCCTCTCAGGCTAAGAGAGCTGCGGAATCGATGAAAATCACGGCTCCCGATTTAAACCGCTTAGGAGTCATCGATGAGATCATTCCTGAAGTGAGGGGCGGCGCCCATCGGGATTCAAATTTACAGGCAGAGGCCATCAAGGATATTCTAAAACGTTCATTCAATGAACTTCTGCCATTGAATAGTGATGATCTTATCAACCAGCGTTATATGAAATTCAAGAAAATCGGTGAATATGAATTTGCAAAACAGCCTGAGGGCGAACCTAAGGAAGTTGAACAGCATTCATAA
- the accD gene encoding acetyl-CoA carboxylase, carboxyltransferase subunit beta codes for MLKELFAKSKKKYATVPLDREKQDVPEGIMTKCTGCKKIMYTKELVKNKKVCLHCGYHHPMSSHERIEFLFDEGTFNEFDKEMISVNPLEFPDYLDKLEKDRKKAKINEAVVTGVGSINGYQVSAAIMDSNFRMGSMGSVVGEKITRAIERAGELKIPFIIFTASGGARMQEGVLSLMQMAKTSAALKIFSNEGGLIISMMTHPTTGGVSASFASLGDINLAEPGALIGFAGRRIIEQTIHEELPEDFQTAEFLMKHGQLDAVVKRTEMKETLTTILKIHAPGGEWS; via the coding sequence TTGCTTAAAGAGCTATTTGCGAAATCTAAGAAGAAATATGCAACGGTTCCTTTAGACCGGGAGAAACAAGATGTACCGGAAGGAATCATGACAAAGTGCACCGGCTGTAAAAAAATCATGTATACAAAAGAATTGGTGAAAAACAAGAAAGTCTGTCTGCATTGCGGGTACCATCATCCGATGTCTTCCCATGAGCGCATTGAATTTCTATTCGACGAAGGCACTTTCAATGAATTTGATAAAGAAATGATTTCAGTTAACCCGCTTGAATTTCCGGATTACTTAGATAAATTGGAAAAAGATAGAAAGAAAGCCAAGATTAATGAGGCGGTTGTCACAGGAGTGGGAAGCATCAATGGGTACCAAGTCTCAGCAGCCATCATGGATTCTAATTTCCGGATGGGAAGCATGGGATCCGTTGTTGGGGAAAAAATCACCCGTGCCATCGAACGTGCAGGTGAATTGAAGATTCCGTTCATCATATTTACGGCATCAGGCGGCGCTCGTATGCAGGAGGGTGTTTTAAGCTTGATGCAGATGGCGAAGACAAGTGCGGCACTCAAGATATTCAGCAATGAAGGCGGACTGATCATATCAATGATGACCCATCCTACTACAGGCGGGGTTTCGGCAAGTTTCGCGTCACTTGGCGATATTAATCTAGCCGAACCTGGAGCCCTTATTGGTTTTGCAGGACGAAGAATCATTGAACAGACGATCCATGAAGAGCTTCCTGAAGATTTCCAAACGGCTGAATTCTTGATGAAGCACGGCCAATTGGATGCGGTCGTCAAACGTACTGAAATGAAGGAAACCTTGACGACGATCCTTAAAATCCATGCTCCGGGCGGTGAATGGTCATGA
- a CDS encoding FadR/GntR family transcriptional regulator, with protein MAGRTSSSKIYLDVVESLRTMIEADSLLPGDKIPSERELSDRFNVGRSSVREALRALELLGLIETRRGEGTFIRDFQEHKLVELLGTFFLQDKKVQEDLSETKRLIEIDCLRIVAFFATAEDIKRLMVWVKADEFHDDDFFLRIAILNRNRLLERIWRIVNSYARTSEMVQGNVKKEDYLALLTYLLERDEEKAIETYLIRIRNMSKDE; from the coding sequence TTGGCAGGTCGTACTTCTTCATCCAAAATTTATCTCGATGTCGTTGAGAGCCTACGTACCATGATTGAAGCGGACAGCCTCCTGCCGGGAGATAAAATCCCGTCAGAACGGGAGTTATCGGATCGTTTTAATGTTGGCCGTTCCTCTGTCCGTGAAGCATTGCGTGCCTTAGAACTATTAGGGTTAATAGAAACAAGGCGTGGTGAAGGGACGTTTATCAGGGATTTCCAGGAGCATAAGCTAGTCGAGCTTCTGGGAACCTTTTTTTTGCAAGATAAAAAAGTGCAAGAAGATTTGTCAGAGACGAAAAGGCTGATTGAAATTGACTGTTTGCGGATCGTCGCCTTTTTCGCTACGGCTGAGGATATCAAAAGATTAATGGTCTGGGTCAAAGCGGATGAGTTTCATGATGATGATTTCTTCTTAAGAATTGCCATTTTGAATCGCAATCGATTGCTGGAAAGAATCTGGCGCATTGTCAACAGCTATGCTAGAACATCAGAGATGGTACAGGGTAATGTGAAAAAAGAAGATTATCTGGCACTTCTTACATATTTGCTCGAACGTGATGAAGAAAAAGCCATCGAAACGTATCTTATTAGAATTAGAAATATGTCGAAGGACGAGTGA